One Fontisphaera persica DNA window includes the following coding sequences:
- a CDS encoding TIGR00730 family Rossman fold protein: MQPVQSGFVKEDPWRIFRIMAEFVDSFETMSKVGPAVTIFGSARTKPSDPYYRSAEKIARGLAENGFAVITGGGPGIMEAANKGAARGKGQSVGLNIELPFEQKSNRFVNVPIEFHYFFSRKVCFVKYSMGFIYMPGGFGTCDEFFEVITLVQTQRIPKFPLVLFGSEYWSGLLAWMKKQMEGRKYISPGDLDLVRLVDREEEAIEIILDYRQRTGVPERVSKAFV, from the coding sequence ATGCAACCGGTGCAAAGCGGTTTTGTAAAAGAGGACCCGTGGCGGATTTTCCGCATCATGGCGGAATTTGTGGATTCATTTGAGACGATGTCCAAGGTGGGGCCGGCAGTGACCATCTTTGGTTCGGCTCGCACCAAGCCATCGGACCCATATTATCGCTCGGCCGAGAAAATCGCGCGGGGTCTGGCGGAAAATGGCTTTGCCGTCATCACGGGCGGCGGCCCGGGCATCATGGAGGCCGCCAACAAGGGGGCGGCCAGAGGCAAGGGGCAATCTGTGGGATTAAACATTGAACTGCCCTTCGAGCAGAAGAGCAATCGTTTTGTCAACGTGCCGATTGAATTTCACTATTTCTTTTCTCGCAAGGTGTGCTTCGTGAAGTACAGCATGGGCTTTATCTACATGCCCGGCGGCTTTGGCACGTGCGATGAATTTTTTGAGGTCATCACCCTGGTGCAAACGCAACGCATACCCAAATTCCCGCTGGTTTTGTTTGGCTCGGAGTACTGGAGTGGCCTGCTGGCTTGGATGAAGAAACAGATGGAAGGCCGGAAATACATCAGCCCTGGGGACCTTGATTTGGTCAGGCTGGTGGATCGCGAGGAGGAGGCCATCGAGATTATTCTGGATTACCGGCAGCGCACCGGGGTGCCGGAGCGTGTCAGCAAAGCTTTTGTTTAA
- a CDS encoding PaaI family thioesterase has protein sequence MEKIRRFFKNDRFATRANIELLSLAPGYAKCRMPLQDYHFNGYNTVHGGAIFTLADFTFAAASNSHGNIAVAINASISFLKAGTSGTLWAEAREISRNPKLASYTVEVRDDAGDLVAVFQGMVYRKSEIIPE, from the coding sequence ATGGAAAAAATCCGACGCTTCTTCAAAAACGACCGGTTTGCCACCCGCGCCAATATCGAGCTGCTGTCGCTGGCCCCCGGTTACGCCAAGTGCCGCATGCCGCTGCAAGATTATCATTTTAATGGCTACAACACCGTGCACGGCGGGGCCATTTTTACCCTGGCCGATTTTACGTTCGCGGCGGCCAGCAACTCGCATGGCAACATTGCGGTGGCCATCAACGCGTCCATCTCTTTTCTCAAGGCAGGCACTTCCGGCACCCTGTGGGCGGAAGCACGCGAGATATCACGCAACCCCAAACTTGCTTCCTACACTGTTGAAGTGCGGGATGATGCCGGTGACCTGGTAGCCGTGTTTCAGGGCATGGTTTACCGGAAAAGTGAAATCATCCCGGAGTAG
- the dnaE gene encoding DNA polymerase III subunit alpha, translating into MSRADFVHLHLHTEYSLLDGACRVDKLAELAAQMGFPALAITDHGVMYGAIDFYQAASSKGIKPIIGCEVYVAPGRCTDKKGGNSGRDPYHHLVLLAQNKTGYHNLIKLATRAHLEGYYYKPRIDKELLEQYQEGLIVLSGCLNSEVPQLIRKGELDKARAVIDWFKQRFGAERYYLELQNHGLPEQQNVNRHLIQWAREFGLSLVATNDVHYLKKEHSEAHDCLLCIGLQTVREDPRRLRYQPGQFYLRSASEMQALFAEIPEAVTNTLAVAEQCNLQIEFGKLNYPVFQPPDGISRELYLRQQIIQGLYRRYTIHAILEGELIRPVAIEDPTRLPTWPGLDGLWTNPEANIQHPVVAEAVRAVMERLALELMVIEKTNFVSYFLIVGDFVQYGRRNGVACVARGSAAGSLVTYLLEISNVDPIRYGLLFERFLNPERVNPPDIDIDFADDRRDLVINYVREKYGKECVAQIITFGTLGAKSVIRDVGRVLGWNYGECDRLAKMVPNDPKMTLEKALKESPDFRKEYEENPKTQELLNIAFVLEDLTRNASVHAAGVVIGPEPLENLLPLKTDDKGSIVTQYAMGPVGDLGLLKMDFLGLKTLTVIRNTCQMVEQTRGIKILIDRLPLNDQPTYDLLNRGLTVGVFQLESGGMRELCRKFQISSIEHITALVALYRPGPMELIDDFIERRHGRREIVYEHPLLEPLTRETYGVLIYQEQVMQAAQVLAGYSLGAADVLRRAMGKKKPEEMAKQREIFVKGCWEKNQIPPDKANAIFDLLDKFAGYGFNKSHAAAYAIVAYQTAYLKANYTVEFLAAMMTNDMSDTEKVAILIAEAREFNIQVLPPDVNHSQVHFSPDQDGKAIRFGLAAIKGVGEVAVNAIIKARTEGGPFSSLADLAARVETRTVNRKVLEALVKAAACDGFGQPRKAMFEQIDAVLARAASMHADRQAGQDNLFDVFKETPPPPPTGGNAGEDWPLHERLKYEKELLGFYVTGHPLQPYESILTRYCTHNTQTAKTQASGTMVRMGGLVTAVQKGLSKKNNKPFLMATLEDMVGVAKILLTGEVYEQYQELVVPNTPLLVVGELQMDEDIPKLFPTEITPLVDAPRRYTKQVQFRLQRQALTEENLQRLLGIICRHRGRCPLFLAVMHSDGTVLFIEAHESFAVTPSHYLEKEVNDAFGPETYYAKVDEVLPARRDRSWYGRNRNGNGD; encoded by the coding sequence ATGTCGCGTGCCGACTTCGTTCATCTGCATTTGCACACGGAGTACTCCCTTTTGGACGGGGCCTGCCGGGTGGACAAACTGGCCGAACTGGCCGCCCAGATGGGGTTTCCAGCGCTGGCTATTACGGATCATGGCGTCATGTACGGCGCCATTGATTTTTACCAGGCTGCCAGCAGCAAGGGGATCAAGCCCATCATCGGCTGCGAAGTATACGTGGCTCCGGGGCGTTGCACGGACAAGAAAGGGGGCAATAGCGGGCGCGACCCCTATCACCATTTGGTGCTGCTGGCCCAAAACAAAACCGGATATCACAACCTCATCAAACTGGCTACCCGGGCGCATTTGGAAGGCTATTATTACAAACCCCGGATTGATAAAGAGCTGCTGGAGCAATACCAGGAGGGGCTGATTGTGCTGTCCGGTTGCCTTAACAGCGAAGTGCCTCAGCTCATCCGGAAAGGTGAGTTGGACAAAGCCCGCGCGGTGATTGACTGGTTCAAGCAGCGCTTTGGAGCAGAGCGATATTATTTGGAGCTGCAAAATCACGGATTGCCCGAGCAACAAAACGTCAACCGTCATCTCATCCAATGGGCGCGCGAATTTGGCCTTTCGCTGGTGGCCACCAACGATGTGCATTACCTGAAAAAGGAACACTCGGAGGCACATGACTGCCTGTTGTGCATTGGCCTGCAGACGGTGCGCGAAGACCCGCGGCGCCTGCGCTACCAGCCCGGGCAGTTTTATCTCCGGTCGGCATCGGAAATGCAGGCGCTGTTTGCGGAAATCCCCGAGGCGGTCACCAACACTCTGGCGGTGGCCGAGCAGTGCAATTTGCAAATTGAGTTCGGCAAATTGAATTATCCCGTTTTCCAGCCGCCGGATGGAATCAGCCGGGAGCTCTACCTGCGCCAGCAAATCATTCAAGGGCTATACCGTCGCTACACCATTCACGCCATTTTAGAAGGCGAGCTCATCCGTCCGGTGGCCATTGAGGACCCAACGCGTTTGCCCACGTGGCCTGGGTTGGACGGGTTATGGACCAATCCCGAGGCCAATATCCAGCATCCGGTGGTGGCGGAGGCGGTTCGGGCGGTCATGGAGCGCCTGGCCCTTGAGCTGATGGTCATTGAGAAAACCAACTTCGTCAGTTACTTCCTCATTGTGGGTGATTTTGTGCAGTATGGCCGGCGCAATGGGGTCGCCTGCGTGGCGCGTGGTTCGGCCGCCGGTTCGCTGGTGACGTACCTGCTGGAAATATCCAACGTGGACCCCATCCGCTACGGACTGCTTTTCGAGCGATTCCTGAATCCTGAACGCGTCAATCCGCCGGATATTGACATTGATTTTGCCGATGACCGCCGCGATCTGGTCATTAATTATGTGCGGGAAAAGTACGGCAAGGAATGCGTGGCCCAAATCATCACCTTCGGCACTCTAGGCGCAAAATCAGTCATCCGGGATGTGGGCCGGGTGCTGGGATGGAATTATGGGGAATGTGACCGGCTGGCCAAGATGGTGCCCAACGATCCCAAGATGACGCTGGAAAAGGCCCTCAAAGAATCCCCGGATTTTCGCAAAGAATATGAGGAAAATCCCAAAACCCAGGAGCTGCTGAACATTGCTTTCGTGCTGGAGGATTTGACGCGAAATGCCTCGGTGCATGCCGCCGGGGTGGTCATTGGCCCCGAGCCGCTGGAAAATTTGCTGCCGCTTAAAACCGACGACAAAGGCTCCATCGTCACCCAGTACGCCATGGGGCCGGTGGGGGATTTGGGGTTGTTGAAAATGGATTTTCTGGGTTTGAAAACCCTCACCGTCATCCGCAACACCTGCCAGATGGTGGAGCAAACCCGCGGCATCAAAATTCTCATTGACCGCCTGCCGTTGAACGACCAGCCGACCTATGACCTGCTCAACCGCGGCCTGACGGTGGGCGTGTTTCAACTGGAATCGGGTGGGATGCGGGAATTGTGCCGGAAGTTCCAGATTAGCTCCATTGAACACATCACCGCCTTGGTGGCGCTGTACCGGCCGGGGCCCATGGAGCTGATTGATGACTTCATTGAGCGGCGCCACGGCCGGCGGGAGATTGTCTATGAGCATCCCCTGCTGGAACCGCTCACCCGCGAGACTTATGGGGTGTTGATTTATCAGGAGCAGGTCATGCAGGCGGCTCAGGTTTTGGCCGGTTATTCCCTGGGCGCAGCCGATGTGTTGCGCCGCGCGATGGGCAAGAAAAAACCCGAGGAAATGGCCAAGCAGCGGGAGATTTTTGTCAAAGGCTGCTGGGAGAAAAACCAAATCCCCCCGGACAAGGCCAACGCGATTTTTGACTTGCTCGACAAGTTTGCCGGCTACGGCTTCAACAAGTCCCACGCGGCTGCCTATGCCATCGTAGCGTATCAAACCGCGTATCTGAAAGCCAATTACACGGTCGAGTTTCTGGCCGCGATGATGACCAACGACATGAGCGACACCGAAAAGGTTGCCATCCTCATTGCCGAAGCCAGGGAGTTTAACATTCAGGTGCTGCCACCCGATGTAAACCACAGCCAGGTTCACTTCAGTCCGGACCAGGACGGCAAGGCCATCCGTTTTGGCTTGGCAGCCATCAAAGGTGTCGGCGAGGTGGCCGTAAATGCCATCATCAAGGCCCGCACGGAAGGGGGCCCATTTTCCTCGCTGGCCGATTTAGCCGCGCGGGTGGAAACGCGGACGGTGAATCGCAAAGTGCTTGAGGCCTTGGTCAAAGCGGCGGCGTGCGATGGCTTTGGCCAGCCGCGCAAGGCCATGTTTGAGCAAATTGACGCGGTGCTGGCGCGTGCGGCCAGCATGCATGCCGACCGCCAGGCAGGCCAGGACAACCTGTTCGATGTCTTCAAGGAAACGCCACCACCCCCGCCAACGGGCGGCAATGCTGGTGAAGACTGGCCGCTCCATGAACGGCTCAAGTACGAGAAGGAGCTGTTGGGGTTCTACGTGACCGGCCATCCCCTGCAACCCTACGAAAGCATCCTCACCCGCTACTGCACCCACAACACCCAAACCGCCAAGACTCAGGCCAGTGGCACGATGGTGCGCATGGGCGGACTGGTGACCGCCGTGCAAAAAGGTCTTTCCAAGAAGAACAACAAGCCCTTTCTCATGGCCACGTTGGAAGATATGGTAGGCGTGGCCAAAATCCTGCTCACCGGCGAGGTTTATGAGCAGTATCAGGAGCTGGTGGTCCCTAATACTCCCTTGCTGGTGGTGGGTGAGTTGCAAATGGACGAGGATATCCCCAAACTTTTTCCCACGGAAATCACGCCCCTGGTGGATGCGCCGCGCCGCTATACCAAACAAGTTCAATTTCGTTTGCAACGGCAGGCGCTGACGGAAGAAAACCTCCAACGCCTCCTCGGCATCATCTGCAGGCATCGGGGACGGTGTCCGCTATTTTTAGCGGTGATGCATTCGGATGGCACGGTTTTGTTCATCGAAGCCCATGAATCGTTCGCCGTAACCCCCAGTCATTATTTGGAAAAAGAAGTCAACGATGCCTTTGGCCCAGAGACCTATTATGCCAAGGTAGATGAGGTGCTCCCGGCGCGGAGGGACCGTTCCTGGTATGGACGAAACCGCAATGGGAATGGCGATTAA